GGACTTCTCGGTGGAGCGGAAGTCGTCCACGCCCATGGTCGCGACGTTGGTCTTCGACTCCGACGACCAGGCGCCCATGCGGTGCGGGTGGGTCTTGGCGTAGTTCTTGACCGAGGCGGGGGCGCGCCGGTCGGAGTTGCCCTCACGCAGGACCGGGTTGACCGCGGAGCCCTTGACCTTGTCGTAGCGGGCCTGGACGTCCCGCTCCTCGTCGGTCTTCGGGGCGTCCGGGTAGTCCGGCAGCGCGTAGCCCTGCGCCTGAAGCTCGGCGATCGCGGCCTTGAGCTGCGGGATCGACGCCGAGATGTTCGGCAGCTTGATGATGTTGGCCTCGGGCGTCTTCGCCAGTTCGCCCAGCTCGTGCAGGGCGTCCGGGATGCGCTGGTCCTCGGTCAGGTACTCCGGGAACACCGCGATGATGCGCCCGGCCAGCGAGATGTCCCGCGTCTCCACGGCGACACCCGCCTGCGAGGCGTACGCCTGGACCACCGGCAGGAAGGAATACGTCGCCAGGGCCGGGGCCTCGTCAGTGTGCGTATAGATGATGGTCGAGTCAGTCACCGGGTGCTCCGCTCCACGTCTGCAACATTGCTCGACATCAAGATATCTCGTGATCGAGCCCGGCTCGACAGGGGTCCTCGCACACGCTCTCGGATTTGGTCCGCCCTCGCATGCAACCCGAGCACCCGATCTTGGAGTGAAGGAGGGTGATCACACTCATCCGACGGCCGGAACCGACCACCCCGGCCGCCCGAGCGAAAGCGGACCATGAGATATCGCACCAGAGTGACGGCACCCGCCGCCCTGATCGGTACGGCCGCGGCACTGACCATCGGGGGAGTCCCGGCGCAGGCCGCCACCGCGAGCGGCGTCCCCGGCGCGGAGACCCTGGGGGACCCCGTCTACCCGGGCCTCGGCAATGACGGCTACCGCGTGTCGGCCTACCACCTCGACCTGGCCTACGACGCCGCGACCAAGCTGGTCGACGCCACCGCCACCCTGCGGATCACCACCACCGAGGCCCTGACCCGCTTCTCCCTGGACGCGCTCGGCCTCGACATACGCACCGTGACCGTGGCGGGGAGGACGGCGACCTTCGAGCAGGCCGACGAGAAGCTGCGGATCACGCCCGCCCGCTGCCTGCCGCCCCGGCGCCGGGTCACCGTCACCGTGACCTACTCCGCCGATCCGCGCCGCACCCTCGCGCACACCGCCTGGGTGCCCACGCCGGACGGTTTCGCCATCTGCCCGCAGCCGAACTCGGCGCACACCGTCTTCCCGTGCAACGACCACCCTGTGGACAAGGCGGACTTCACCTTCCGCATCACCGTCCCCACGGGTCTCAAGGGCGTCGCGAGCGGCTCCCTGACGGGCACCGAGGACCTGGGCGACGGCCGGACCGCGTACAGCTACCGCTCCCGTGAGCCGATAGCCACCGAGCTGGTCCAGGTCACGGTCGGCGACTACGTCGTCAAGGACCGCCAGGGCCCGAACGGACTGCCGCTGCGTGATGTCGTCCCCACCGCCCGCGCCGAGGCCCTGGAGCCCGCCCTCGGCCTCACCCCCAACCTGGTGAGCTGGATCGAACAGCGGCTGGGCGCCTACCCGTTCGAGACGTACGGCCTGCTGCCGTGCAACAACGACTCCTCGACGGCCTTCGACTTCACGGGCCTGGAGACCCAGACCCTGACCCTCTACAAGCCGAACTACCTCCTCCAGGCCGAGCCGAAGATCGGCTCGCACATGATGCACGAGCTGGTCCACTCCTACTTCGGCAACAGCGTCAGCCCCGCCACCTGGGCCGACCTGTGGATCAACGAGGGCCACGCCGACTTCTA
This DNA window, taken from Streptomyces sp. NBC_00663, encodes the following:
- a CDS encoding M1 family metallopeptidase encodes the protein MRYRTRVTAPAALIGTAAALTIGGVPAQAATASGVPGAETLGDPVYPGLGNDGYRVSAYHLDLAYDAATKLVDATATLRITTTEALTRFSLDALGLDIRTVTVAGRTATFEQADEKLRITPARCLPPRRRVTVTVTYSADPRRTLAHTAWVPTPDGFAICPQPNSAHTVFPCNDHPVDKADFTFRITVPTGLKGVASGSLTGTEDLGDGRTAYSYRSREPIATELVQVTVGDYVVKDRQGPNGLPLRDVVPTARAEALEPALGLTPNLVSWIEQRLGAYPFETYGLLPCNNDSSTAFDFTGLETQTLTLYKPNYLLQAEPKIGSHMMHELVHSYFGNSVSPATWADLWINEGHADFYGLLYRYERGWADSIGLTTMEARMKDTYAKGDQWRQSSGPVAAPNEANLFDSQRYLGGVLVLYALRQQVGETVFATVERTFLDRFRNSSASTDDYIAVASEVSGSDQSGFLRDWLYGTKTPRMPGHPDWTVTPVSSSLRRPQSRPSGHHDNSATL